One stretch of Echeneis naucrates chromosome 11, fEcheNa1.1, whole genome shotgun sequence DNA includes these proteins:
- the LOC115051294 gene encoding lens fiber membrane intrinsic protein-like, translating to MYSFMGGGLFCAIVGNILLVVSTATDYWMQYRLSGNYAHQGLWRYCMSNKCYMQTDSIAYWNATRAFMILSGMSCFAGIIAGIMSFAHFSSFERFNRSFAAGIMFFVSTFFVLLAMAIYTGVTINFLGRRFGDWRFSWSYILGWVAMLMTFFAGIFYICAYRMCECRRGTGPR from the exons ATGTACAGCTTCATGGGAGGGGGCCTGTTCTGTGCTATTGTGGGTAATATCCTGTTAGTGGTCTCCACTGCAACTGACTACTGGATGCAATACCGTCTCTCTGGAAACTATGCCCACCAGGGTCTGTGGAGGTACTGCATGTCCAACAAATGCTACATGCAGACTGACAGCATTG CATACTGGAATGCCACCAGGGCCTTCATGATCCTCTCAGGGATGTCCTGCTTCGCAGGCATCATTGCCGGAATCATGTCCTTTGCACACTTCTCCTCATTTGAAAGGTTCAACCGTTCCTTTGCTGCAGgaatcatgttttttgtttcca CTTTCTTCGTTCTGCTGGCTATGGCCATCTATACTGGAGTAACTATCAACTTCCTGGGAAGGCGCTTTGGTGACTGGCGCTTCTCCTGGTCCTACATACTGGGCTGGGTGGCCATGCTTATGACCTTCTTTGCAg gtatTTTCTACATATGTGCATACAGGATGTGTGAATGCCGGAGAGGAACTGGTCCACGCTAG
- the tinagl1 gene encoding tubulointerstitial nephritis antigen-like, whose protein sequence is MKLILFAVSLLFLVVGEGTADRLLPKRTKRELASPLHVGGIRDPFGSYCQRRGGCCPGRDDLCTVPYLDTICYCDLFCNRTISDCCPDFWGHCLGVEPPFIGICERNGNRFFTGQTYKENCNLCTCGKSGRWECEQSACLMEPDMIQAVNRGNYGWKAANYSQFYGMTLDEGIRYRLGTQRPSRTIMNMNEIQMNMDPQNDRLPPYFNSAEKWPGKIHEPLDQGNCAASWAFSTAAVASDRISIQSMGHMTPQLSPQNLISCDTRNQGGCAGGRIDGAWWYLRRRGVVTEDCYPFQPPQQTPAEVGRCMMQSRSVGRGKRQATQRCPNSHNYHNDIYQSTPPYRLSTNEKEIMKEIKDNGPVQAIMEVHEDFFVYKSGIYKHTDVSFTKPPQYRKHGTHSVRITGWGEERNFDGTSKKYWIAANSWGKNWGENGYFRIARGENECEIEAFVIGAWGRITMEDMHNHHHHHRRRHI, encoded by the exons ATGAAGCTCATCCTGTTcgcagtttctctgctgttcctGGTGGTGGGGGAGGGTACTGCAGACAGGCTTCTGCCTAAGAGGACAAAGAGGGAACTTGCCAGTCCTCTCCATGTTGGTGGCATCAGGGACCCGTTTGGCTCATACTGCCAGCGGAGAGGAGGATGCTGCCCAGGCAGAGATGATCTGTGCACGGTGCCTTACCTGGACACAATCTGCTACTGCGACCTGTTCTGCAACCGCACCATCTCTGACTGCTGCCCTGACTTCTGGGGTCACTGTTTGGGCGTGGAGCCCCCCTTTATTG GAATCTGCGAAAGAAATGGCAACAGGTTCTTTACAGGGCAAACATACAAAGAGAACTGCAATTTGTG TACATGTGGGAAATCAGGACGATGGGAGTGTGAGCAGAGTGCCTGTCTGATGGAGCCTGACATGATCCAAGCTGTCAATAGAGGAAACTATGG gtggaAGGCAGCTAACTACAGTCAGTTTTACGGCATGACTCTGGACGAGGGCATCCGATACCGCCTGGGCACACAGAGACCCTCCAGGACCATCATGAACATGAATGAGATCCAG ATGAATATGGATCCTCAGAATGACCGCCTGCCACCATACTTCAACTCGGCAGAGAAGTGGCCGGGGAAGATTCACGAACCACTGGACCAAGGCAACTGTGCCGCTTCCTGGGCTTTCTCCACTGCAG CTGTGGCTTCAGATAGAATCTCCATCCAGTCAATGGGTCACATGACACCTCAGCTGTCACCCCAGAATCTTATTTCCTGTGATACACGAAACCAGGGAGGCTGTGCTGGCGGGCGCATTGATGGAGCCTGGTGGTACCTTAGGCGAAGAGG AGTGGTTACAGAGGACTGCTACCCATTCCAACCGCCACAGCAAACACCAGCAGAGGTAGGCCGATGTATGATGCAGAGCCGCTCAGTTGGCCGTGGGAAAAGACAGGCCACACAGCGCTGCCCCAACTCGCACAACTACCACAATGATATCTACCAGTCCACACCGCCCTATAGGCTCTCAACTAAT GAAAAAGAGATTATGAAGGAGATTAAGGATAATGGCCCTGTGCAAG CTATTATGGAGGTCCATGAAGATTTCTTTGTCTATAAGAGTGGGatctacaaacacactgacGTCAGCTTCACCAAGCCACCACAATACCGTAAACATGGCACACACTCTGTCAGGATCACTGG gtggggagaggagagaaacttTGATGGGACATCAAAAAAATATTGG ATTGCTGCCAACTCCTGGGGAAAGAACTGGGGAGAGAATGGCTACTTCCGTATTGCTCGTGGGGAAAATGAGTGTGAGATTGAAGCATTTGTGATCGGAGCCTGGGGCCGGATCACGATGGAGGACATGCAcaaccatcatcaccaccaccgtCGCAGACACATTTAG